In the Candidatus Saccharimonas aalborgensis genome, one interval contains:
- a CDS encoding NUDIX hydrolase: protein MPAPKFDRFKKYLGKHKPSIQEIVREPTSGGIVFRHGKTGDLEILLIQDAKDRWTIPKGHIEEGETALQTARREIGEEAGLTDVDMLGWLGKIHFRYRRLDRLVLMTTQIYLVRAKGDTNAIQKEEWMNGIKWFSFAEALDLIEYEDIGKLMLLAKKRIRQEGL from the coding sequence ATGCCGGCGCCAAAGTTTGATCGTTTTAAGAAATATTTAGGTAAACACAAGCCATCCATCCAAGAAATCGTCCGCGAGCCTACTAGCGGCGGGATTGTATTTCGTCATGGTAAGACGGGTGACTTAGAGATTCTATTGATTCAGGATGCAAAAGATCGATGGACAATTCCAAAAGGTCATATCGAAGAAGGCGAGACGGCGCTGCAGACGGCACGTCGCGAGATTGGCGAGGAGGCCGGCCTGACAGATGTTGATATGCTCGGTTGGTTAGGTAAGATACATTTTCGCTATCGTCGGCTCGATCGACTTGTTCTCATGACAACGCAAATATATCTCGTGCGAGCAAAGGGCGATACCAATGCGATACAGAAAGAAGAATGGATGAATGGTATCAAGTGGTTTTCCTTTGCCGAAGCACTTGATCTCATTGAATATGAAGATATAGGAAAGCTAATGTTGCTTGCCAAGAAACGTATTCGACAGGAGGGGCTGTAG
- the trmD gene encoding tRNA (guanosine(37)-N1)-methyltransferase TrmD, translating into MKKFQVITLFPEMCGGVFGNSMMWKAQKDGHVTLETIHLREFGIGPRKQVDDTPYGGGDGMLLMVEPLWNAIMQAKSLDPSAKVLLMTPRGSRWKQADARSYSESTHGYIFVCGRYEGYDERIMSLVDEEISVGDYVLTGGELPAMTIIDSIVRLIPGVLGGSESAAVESFVDGKTLEYPQYTRPEVWQDMRVPDVLLSGHHGQIAAWRAKHSKKAG; encoded by the coding sequence ATGAAAAAGTTCCAAGTCATCACTCTTTTTCCCGAGATGTGCGGAGGTGTGTTTGGCAACAGTATGATGTGGAAGGCCCAAAAAGACGGACACGTTACACTTGAGACAATACATCTACGAGAGTTTGGTATTGGCCCTCGCAAACAAGTTGATGACACCCCCTATGGAGGTGGTGATGGCATGCTGTTGATGGTAGAGCCACTGTGGAACGCCATTATGCAGGCAAAGAGCCTTGATCCTTCGGCAAAGGTGCTCTTGATGACACCGAGAGGCAGTCGATGGAAGCAGGCCGATGCCCGCAGCTACAGCGAGTCAACGCACGGGTATATTTTTGTATGCGGACGCTATGAGGGCTATGATGAGCGAATTATGTCGCTCGTCGACGAGGAAATAAGCGTCGGTGACTACGTGCTGACCGGTGGTGAGCTGCCAGCTATGACGATTATCGACAGCATCGTACGCCTTATTCCGGGTGTTCTCGGTGGTTCTGAGAGCGCGGCGGTAGAAAGTTTTGTTGATGGGAAAACGCTGGAGTATCCTCAATATACACGACCAGAAGTTTGGCAGGATATGCGCGTACCCGATGTCTTACTAAGTGGGCATCATGGTCAGATTGCTGCCTGGCGGGCTAAGCATAGCAAGAAGGCAGGCTAA
- the rnc gene encoding ribonuclease III, whose translation MPIGPYVQFAKETLGITYNDIQLFITALTHRSYVNEHRKSVSEHNERLEFLGDAVLELVVTDYLFKTFSEPEGILTSWRAALVRTESIGEAGMRLGYEPLVRMSKGEKNGSERARLQILANAFEATIGSLYLDQGYQAASDFIHTHILSKLESILDEGSWRDPKSHLQEVSQRLDGATPVYKVISEEGPDHDKEFTLGAYVGGVLMGKGTGPSKQFAQQQAARAALKAYEKRDS comes from the coding sequence ATGCCGATTGGACCATATGTACAGTTTGCCAAGGAAACGTTGGGGATTACCTACAATGATATTCAACTTTTTATCACTGCATTGACACATCGCAGCTATGTCAACGAGCACCGTAAGAGCGTCAGCGAGCACAACGAGCGGCTTGAATTTTTGGGCGATGCGGTGCTGGAGCTGGTGGTGACAGACTATTTGTTCAAGACATTCTCGGAACCAGAGGGCATCCTGACAAGTTGGCGGGCGGCACTCGTACGCACCGAAAGCATTGGTGAGGCGGGTATGCGTCTCGGCTATGAGCCGCTGGTACGCATGAGCAAGGGCGAAAAAAATGGTTCTGAACGCGCCCGTTTACAGATACTCGCCAACGCCTTTGAGGCAACTATTGGGTCTCTGTATCTCGACCAAGGGTATCAGGCAGCCAGCGATTTCATTCATACCCATATCCTCAGCAAACTCGAATCAATCCTCGACGAAGGCTCGTGGCGTGACCCAAAGTCGCACCTCCAAGAGGTATCGCAGCGTCTTGATGGCGCGACCCCTGTCTATAAAGTCATTAGTGAAGAAGGTCCCGATCACGATAAAGAGTTTACTCTCGGTGCCTATGTCGGTGGTGTCTTGATGGGCAAGGGTACTGGCCCAAGTAAGCAGTTTGCACAGCAACAGGCGGCACGTGCTGCCCTAAAGGCGTACGAAAAACGCGATTCATAA
- the nusB gene encoding transcription antitermination factor NusB → MASNRHLGRIVALQTLYEYEFRTQSEDPSVDLDEILARNLERYESAIDDTAFVKSLVEGVVKEQAHLDETIQPIAPEWPIEQIARIDRSVLRLGLYELLFGSDKVPPKVAINEAVELAKAFGSDNSSKFINGVLGTAYRTLVEEKPDNAGAKV, encoded by the coding sequence ATGGCCTCAAATCGTCATCTTGGGCGTATCGTCGCTCTCCAAACTCTCTACGAGTATGAGTTTCGTACGCAGTCAGAGGATCCAAGTGTTGATCTCGATGAGATATTGGCGCGAAATCTTGAGCGTTACGAATCAGCCATCGATGATACGGCATTTGTCAAATCTCTCGTAGAGGGTGTCGTAAAGGAGCAAGCACACCTGGATGAAACCATCCAGCCGATTGCTCCAGAGTGGCCAATTGAGCAGATTGCCCGCATCGACCGATCAGTTCTGCGACTCGGACTCTACGAACTACTTTTTGGCAGCGACAAAGTGCCGCCAAAGGTCGCCATCAACGAGGCGGTTGAGCTCGCTAAAGCGTTTGGTTCTGATAACTCAAGCAAGTTTATCAACGGAGTCCTGGGGACTGCGTATCGTACGCTTGTCGAGGAGAAACCAGACAATGCCGGCGCCAAAGTTTGA
- a CDS encoding cation diffusion facilitator family transporter — MTKQNTEHTHTHDDHHHAHGEHGHSHGIVDPSIVRSKQGVKAVSLSFLVLLVTALLQGTVYLSGHSVALLSDLIHNFGDALTAIPLGLAFFFRSKKGEHWAGYFVVILIFVSACVALYEVIQRFIHPQSLTNLWAIFAAGVVGFLGNELAAIIRTRAGKKLDSPALIADGKHAHVDGLVSLGVVVSTIFVALGFQQADPIVGLFITLLILRITWQSWQTIRKAA, encoded by the coding sequence ATGACAAAACAAAACACTGAACACACACATACTCACGATGACCATCATCACGCACACGGCGAACACGGACACTCGCACGGTATAGTAGACCCGTCTATAGTTCGCTCTAAGCAGGGCGTGAAAGCAGTTAGCCTTAGTTTCCTGGTATTGCTTGTAACGGCTCTTTTACAGGGTACAGTGTACCTCTCAGGGCATAGCGTAGCCTTATTGTCTGACCTGATACACAACTTTGGCGATGCTCTAACGGCTATTCCGCTTGGCTTAGCTTTTTTCTTTCGGAGTAAAAAGGGCGAGCATTGGGCTGGCTACTTCGTGGTAATTCTGATTTTTGTCAGTGCTTGCGTTGCTTTATATGAGGTTATTCAACGGTTTATACACCCTCAGTCACTAACAAATCTTTGGGCTATTTTTGCGGCAGGTGTCGTTGGTTTCTTGGGCAATGAGCTTGCAGCCATTATCCGCACACGGGCAGGTAAAAAGCTGGACAGCCCCGCTCTGATAGCTGACGGCAAACACGCTCACGTTGACGGCTTGGTTAGTCTCGGCGTAGTTGTCAGCACGATATTCGTAGCACTTGGCTTTCAACAGGCTGACCCGATTGTTGGCTTGTTCATTACATTGCTTATTCTACGAATAACGTGGCAGTCGTGGCAAACAATTAGGAAAGCAGCCTAG
- a CDS encoding septation protein SpoVG family protein produces MTVSEVNITPVKPTDGLVAFANCVIDGQLYVGSLGVHQLLNGTGYRITYPTKRIGSRQLNYFHPVTKEAGKLIEQAVVAKCIELFERSDEQYDRHSKTTHTRT; encoded by the coding sequence ATGACCGTTAGCGAAGTAAATATCACGCCAGTCAAACCGACTGATGGGCTTGTAGCTTTTGCAAACTGTGTAATTGACGGTCAGTTGTATGTCGGCTCGCTCGGCGTACACCAGTTACTAAATGGCACTGGCTACCGCATAACCTACCCGACCAAAAGGATAGGTTCACGTCAGCTCAACTACTTCCATCCTGTAACCAAAGAGGCTGGCAAGCTAATTGAGCAAGCGGTTGTCGCAAAGTGCATTGAGTTATTTGAAAGAAGTGATGAACAGTATGATAGACACAGTAAAACTACTCATACCCGTACATAA
- a CDS encoding helix-turn-helix domain-containing protein yields the protein MPQRSKKEPKLLTLKQACEILNCHPNTLRAWDEKGYLVAVRFGTRRDRRYKREDVMKLLEKNDKTKH from the coding sequence ATGCCACAAAGAAGTAAAAAAGAGCCGAAACTACTCACATTGAAACAGGCGTGTGAGATTTTGAATTGCCATCCAAACACGCTACGAGCTTGGGATGAAAAAGGCTACTTAGTTGCAGTACGTTTTGGCACACGTAGAGATAGACGATATAAACGAGAAGATGTGATGAAACTATTGGAAAAAAATGACAAAACAAAACACTGA
- a CDS encoding DUF305 domain-containing protein: protein MKNNRNSIIIVAIVAVVAIAGVSIYAISRNDNMMDGDMMGNSNSQSAVQADTSSADYKQYAALKGEDYDKMFLANMIAHHQGAVDMANLALTNASHQEVKDLAKAIVSAQTTEITDMTAWQKTWGYPASSGEMMEDHSSMGMMNTNAGMMNELNGKTGEAFDKAFLEQMIMHHQSAINMAATGKTNAQHQEVKDLTVAIVTAQTKEIKQMKQWQKDWGYSTSNTTNSMSGMSH from the coding sequence ATGAAAAATAACAGGAACAGTATAATCATCGTGGCGATAGTCGCAGTTGTAGCTATCGCAGGTGTTAGTATTTACGCCATTAGCCGCAATGACAATATGATGGACGGCGATATGATGGGCAACTCAAACTCGCAATCGGCGGTTCAAGCTGATACTAGCTCGGCAGACTATAAGCAGTACGCCGCACTCAAGGGCGAAGACTATGACAAGATGTTCCTTGCCAATATGATAGCCCATCATCAGGGTGCGGTTGATATGGCAAACCTTGCTCTAACCAATGCCAGCCATCAAGAAGTGAAAGACTTAGCTAAAGCCATTGTGTCCGCTCAAACGACTGAGATTACCGATATGACTGCTTGGCAAAAGACGTGGGGCTATCCTGCAAGCAGTGGCGAAATGATGGAAGACCATAGCTCAATGGGTATGATGAACACAAACGCTGGAATGATGAACGAATTGAACGGCAAAACGGGCGAAGCGTTTGATAAGGCGTTCCTTGAGCAGATGATTATGCACCATCAGTCGGCTATAAATATGGCAGCAACAGGTAAAACAAATGCTCAACACCAAGAAGTAAAAGACTTAACAGTTGCTATCGTTACAGCTCAGACCAAAGAAATAAAGCAAATGAAGCAGTGGCAAAAAGACTGGGGCTATTCTACTTCCAATACTACCAACTCAATGTCGGGAATGAGCCACTAA
- a CDS encoding metal-sensitive transcriptional regulator — translation MIGDIKKRALHRAKILEGQMRGVQKMIENEDYCMDILTQSLAIQKSIGSLNKLILENHVRTHIKENLSSNSEDEQEKAIAELLSLYDLTNIRGK, via the coding sequence ATGATAGGCGATATAAAGAAGCGAGCGTTACACCGAGCCAAGATACTTGAGGGGCAAATGCGAGGCGTTCAAAAGATGATTGAGAATGAAGACTACTGTATGGACATACTCACACAGAGCCTAGCCATTCAAAAGTCTATCGGTTCGCTCAATAAGCTGATACTTGAAAATCACGTACGAACGCACATCAAAGAAAACCTAAGTTCCAATTCGGAAGATGAGCAAGAAAAAGCCATCGCTGAACTTCTATCACTTTACGATCTGACGAATATCAGGGGTAAATAA
- a CDS encoding Mur ligase family protein gives MLKKYVQSKLEKYVKKYVARHPDVKIIVVTGTVGKTSTKRAIADVLSSRFRIRMHEGEVAVDSELAVPLAILGITPPQDVGSIREWRSVFKTARRHIASATDTDVIIVELQIDHPNTMAIYTRYLVPDIAVVTSVSSEYIEQFGSIESVAQEELSISGFSRQVLINRDDVDGRFANLETNPNFSTYGTSGAAEYRFEQQDFAPYQGYSGVIIAPEYPSPFPVTINVVGEHSIRPVMAAVAVAAKMMLTPEEIRKGIDLIRSVPGRMQLLRGIGGTIIIDDTYTSNPSTVSAAIQVLYLFDQAPQRIALIGDMHNLGQSSQIEHEKIGALCDPNMLAWVVTVGNDTQNYLAPIARQRGCQVKCCRTAVEAGEFIRTVTEEGSVILATGSQDNSYLEEAVKILCDMTEDKELVRQSEAWMAKKNEFFSQFSEQK, from the coding sequence ATGCTAAAGAAATATGTGCAATCAAAGCTCGAAAAGTATGTCAAAAAGTATGTTGCGAGACATCCTGACGTTAAGATCATTGTCGTGACTGGCACTGTCGGCAAAACAAGCACCAAGCGTGCGATCGCCGATGTGTTGTCTAGTCGGTTTCGTATCAGGATGCATGAAGGTGAGGTTGCTGTCGATAGTGAGTTAGCGGTACCACTTGCGATCCTCGGCATAACTCCTCCGCAGGACGTCGGAAGTATCCGCGAATGGAGGTCGGTGTTCAAGACAGCGCGACGTCATATAGCCTCTGCAACTGATACCGACGTCATTATCGTAGAACTGCAAATTGATCATCCAAACACCATGGCAATCTATACTCGGTACCTGGTACCGGATATTGCAGTCGTGACGTCAGTCTCCTCCGAATATATCGAACAATTCGGTTCGATCGAATCGGTTGCGCAAGAGGAACTGTCTATTTCTGGTTTTTCGCGCCAGGTGTTGATCAATCGCGACGATGTCGACGGACGATTTGCCAACCTGGAGACAAATCCTAACTTTTCGACCTATGGTACATCAGGAGCCGCAGAGTATCGATTCGAACAGCAAGACTTTGCGCCGTATCAAGGCTATAGCGGCGTTATCATTGCGCCCGAATACCCCAGTCCGTTTCCCGTGACAATAAACGTGGTGGGGGAACACAGTATTCGTCCGGTCATGGCAGCGGTGGCGGTGGCGGCAAAAATGATGCTTACACCTGAAGAAATCCGAAAAGGCATTGATTTGATCCGATCAGTGCCCGGCCGCATGCAACTACTGCGTGGCATTGGCGGGACGATAATCATCGATGACACCTATACGTCAAACCCCTCTACCGTTTCGGCCGCTATCCAGGTGCTGTATCTCTTTGACCAAGCCCCTCAGCGCATTGCTCTCATTGGTGATATGCACAATTTGGGACAATCAAGCCAGATCGAGCATGAGAAGATTGGTGCCCTCTGTGACCCCAATATGCTTGCGTGGGTAGTGACGGTCGGCAATGATACTCAGAACTATCTCGCACCAATTGCTCGTCAACGAGGTTGCCAGGTGAAGTGCTGCAGAACTGCTGTCGAGGCGGGCGAGTTTATCAGGACAGTAACAGAGGAGGGGTCGGTGATTCTGGCAACCGGCTCACAAGATAATAGTTATCTTGAGGAAGCCGTTAAGATACTCTGTGACATGACTGAAGACAAGGAACTCGTCAGACAATCAGAGGCATGGATGGCCAAAAAAAATGAGTTTTTCTCTCAATTTTCTGAACAAAAGTAA
- the leuS gene encoding leucine--tRNA ligase, whose translation MKRYDPASIEPKWQQQWANDHRYDVVEDSAKNKYYISCMFPYPSGAGMHTGHAFEHAIVDSVARFHRQQGYNVLNPMGWDAFGLPAENYAIKTGKPPAETTRYNIASFKNQLVRMGASLDWSREINTSDPSYYKWTQWIFAEFFKRGLAYQKESMQWWCPVDKTVLANEQVIDGKCWRCENEVVKKSMKQWFFKITDYAEALLEELPALNWPDKIKTAQENWIGKSQGAEITFSVEKTKAQLTVFSTRPDTVFGATFLVLAPEHPLALELTNADTYEVVKSYIDASLKRSEIERMSEGKEKTGVPTGSYAINPANGERIPIWVADYVLWGYGTGAIMAVPAHDTRDYEFASKFDLPIVQVIAESLYDQENPPQKGKQDTDRNVVMCIIEHPTNGEYLTLKWNKLPWHGFVMGGVEDSETAEEAARREIAEETGYTDMTFIEAMPAKINSKFYAAHKDVNRNILTTVVRFRLNSLDSVELQREAHEDFEPMWVKKDVLPTLKPISELQHILRWLEGEKNLFANEGVLVHSGIFDGMTSYEAREQVVAWLEQQGIGRAKITYKMRDWLVSRQRYWGAPIPIIHCEKDGAVAVPADELPVLLPPVEDHAPKGDGKSVLARETDWVNTTCPACGGPAQRETDTMDGYACSSWYLFRYTDPLNEHAPWSKEKADFWAPLDMYVGGDHAVAHLLYVRFWTHVFRDMGLVEFDEPVKQLVYHGLIGAEDGRKMSKSLGNVVDPLDVIDQGYGADALRVFCLFLGPINENSSWSSRGIAGIYRFLNRTWTLTQEYLESDHEGTSAQATAVRSLTHRTIRKVTDDYRRLSFNTAIAALMEYVNELYKYKLDGFAGPEWAEAVDALARLIAPMAPHLGAELWQQLGNESSLEESGWPAWNDEYLVSDTMTIVVQVNGKVRAKLTVGVDKDEAEITALALADHAVAGYLSGEPKKIIYIKHKLLSIVV comes from the coding sequence ATGAAGCGCTATGATCCTGCAAGTATCGAGCCAAAATGGCAACAACAATGGGCGAACGACCATCGCTATGATGTTGTCGAGGATTCGGCCAAAAATAAATACTATATTTCTTGCATGTTTCCTTACCCCAGCGGGGCCGGCATGCATACTGGGCACGCCTTTGAGCATGCCATTGTCGACTCGGTAGCGCGGTTTCATCGACAACAGGGCTACAACGTACTTAACCCTATGGGATGGGATGCCTTTGGTCTGCCTGCAGAAAATTATGCGATCAAGACTGGCAAACCACCTGCCGAAACGACGCGTTACAATATCGCTAGCTTCAAGAATCAGCTTGTGCGCATGGGAGCAAGCCTCGACTGGTCGCGAGAAATCAACACCAGCGATCCGTCATATTATAAATGGACGCAGTGGATTTTTGCTGAATTTTTCAAGCGTGGCTTAGCATATCAAAAAGAATCGATGCAGTGGTGGTGTCCTGTCGATAAGACCGTACTTGCGAACGAACAGGTGATCGACGGCAAATGCTGGCGCTGCGAAAACGAAGTAGTGAAGAAATCGATGAAACAGTGGTTTTTCAAGATTACTGATTATGCCGAGGCATTGCTTGAGGAGTTGCCGGCTCTCAATTGGCCAGATAAAATCAAGACCGCGCAGGAAAACTGGATTGGCAAGAGCCAGGGGGCAGAGATTACCTTCTCTGTCGAAAAAACCAAAGCACAATTAACCGTTTTTTCGACACGCCCCGATACGGTATTTGGTGCGACCTTTCTCGTGCTTGCTCCCGAACACCCACTTGCCCTTGAGCTTACGAACGCTGATACTTACGAGGTAGTAAAGTCATATATTGATGCGTCTCTGAAGCGTTCAGAAATAGAGCGAATGAGCGAGGGCAAAGAAAAAACGGGTGTTCCAACGGGCTCCTATGCCATCAATCCTGCGAACGGTGAACGTATCCCGATATGGGTAGCCGACTATGTGCTTTGGGGCTATGGCACGGGTGCAATCATGGCGGTGCCAGCTCATGATACCCGTGACTATGAATTTGCATCGAAGTTTGATTTACCGATTGTTCAGGTCATCGCCGAAAGCCTCTATGATCAGGAAAATCCCCCTCAAAAAGGCAAACAAGACACTGATAGAAATGTCGTAATGTGTATTATCGAACACCCGACAAATGGCGAGTACCTGACGCTCAAGTGGAATAAGCTGCCATGGCACGGATTTGTCATGGGCGGTGTCGAGGATAGCGAAACGGCCGAAGAAGCGGCGCGGCGAGAAATCGCAGAGGAAACCGGTTATACCGATATGACGTTTATTGAGGCCATGCCCGCAAAGATAAACAGTAAGTTTTATGCTGCCCACAAGGATGTCAACCGTAATATTCTGACGACTGTTGTGCGCTTTCGTCTCAACTCACTTGATTCCGTCGAGCTTCAGCGTGAAGCTCATGAAGACTTTGAGCCCATGTGGGTGAAAAAAGACGTCTTGCCCACGTTAAAACCCATTTCTGAGCTTCAGCATATTTTGCGATGGCTTGAGGGAGAAAAAAATCTGTTCGCAAACGAAGGCGTACTGGTGCATTCCGGTATATTTGATGGAATGACAAGTTATGAAGCGCGCGAGCAAGTCGTTGCGTGGCTCGAACAACAGGGGATAGGTCGTGCAAAGATAACCTACAAGATGCGTGACTGGCTGGTGAGCCGTCAGCGGTATTGGGGCGCGCCGATCCCGATTATTCACTGCGAAAAGGATGGTGCGGTAGCCGTACCGGCCGATGAGTTGCCGGTGTTGTTGCCGCCTGTCGAAGATCATGCACCAAAAGGTGATGGAAAGTCTGTACTTGCACGCGAAACAGATTGGGTTAATACCACGTGCCCAGCCTGTGGCGGTCCGGCACAGCGCGAGACCGATACGATGGATGGCTACGCGTGTTCGTCGTGGTACCTCTTTCGCTACACTGATCCGCTCAATGAGCATGCACCATGGTCGAAAGAAAAAGCGGATTTTTGGGCACCACTCGACATGTACGTTGGTGGCGATCACGCAGTCGCTCATCTGCTCTATGTACGCTTCTGGACACACGTTTTTCGCGACATGGGACTAGTTGAGTTCGATGAGCCTGTCAAACAACTGGTGTATCACGGGCTCATAGGTGCCGAGGATGGACGAAAGATGAGCAAGAGTCTCGGCAATGTCGTCGATCCGCTGGATGTTATCGATCAGGGGTATGGTGCCGACGCTCTCAGAGTATTTTGTCTGTTTCTCGGGCCAATCAACGAAAACTCGAGCTGGAGTAGTCGGGGAATCGCCGGGATCTATCGATTTCTCAATCGTACTTGGACACTGACACAGGAATACCTGGAGAGCGATCATGAAGGCACTTCCGCGCAGGCGACTGCAGTCCGCTCTTTGACGCATCGCACTATCAGGAAAGTAACTGATGATTATCGTCGATTAAGCTTCAACACGGCAATTGCCGCATTGATGGAATACGTCAACGAACTCTACAAGTACAAGCTGGATGGCTTCGCGGGGCCAGAGTGGGCAGAAGCTGTTGATGCGCTCGCCCGCCTGATCGCACCGATGGCTCCCCACCTTGGCGCTGAGCTATGGCAACAGCTCGGCAACGAATCTTCGCTTGAAGAGTCTGGGTGGCCTGCATGGAATGACGAATATTTGGTGAGCGATACGATGACGATTGTGGTGCAAGTCAATGGCAAGGTTCGTGCTAAACTCACTGTCGGTGTCGACAAAGATGAGGCAGAGATTACGGCGCTGGCGCTTGCTGATCATGCTGTAGCGGGCTATCTCAGTGGTGAGCCAAAAAAGATTATCTACATCAAACACAAATTATTGAGTATCGTTGTCTAA
- a CDS encoding cation diffusion facilitator family transporter produces the protein MSHSHDNNDGSIKFGLVLNTAFTIVEFVFGILTGSLALIADAAHNLTDTFTLSVSFAANRLARREANDSKTFGYGRATILAALLNASVMLAVAAFIVIEAIQRLGNPHPVEGGVVAAVAFVGILVNGSIAIVLSKNRKDLNMRSAFVDMVFDALSSLGAVVAGLIIWLTGITWVDSAVGLVIAALLVYNTLKILREAVQILLEGTPKELDVTAITQAITDTDKVLSVDDMHVWAIRSGYNALSCHIAIDEADLKQSRDIVEVVKAKLRTSYDIQHATIEVELEDCTTHDEHERH, from the coding sequence ATGAGCCACAGTCACGATAACAATGACGGTAGTATCAAGTTCGGATTGGTATTGAACACTGCGTTTACTATTGTTGAGTTTGTCTTTGGCATACTAACAGGCAGCCTTGCATTGATAGCAGATGCAGCTCACAATTTGACAGATACGTTTACACTATCTGTATCTTTTGCAGCCAACCGTCTAGCTCGGCGTGAGGCAAATGACAGCAAAACCTTTGGCTATGGACGGGCAACCATCTTGGCTGCATTGCTTAACGCAAGCGTAATGCTCGCTGTGGCTGCCTTTATTGTTATTGAAGCCATACAGCGACTTGGTAATCCGCACCCAGTAGAGGGCGGTGTGGTAGCTGCCGTTGCATTTGTGGGCATACTGGTAAACGGCTCAATCGCTATAGTCTTATCAAAGAACCGTAAAGACCTAAATATGCGTAGTGCCTTTGTGGATATGGTATTTGATGCACTGTCTTCACTCGGTGCGGTTGTAGCTGGTTTGATTATCTGGCTGACAGGCATAACGTGGGTAGATAGTGCTGTTGGTTTAGTGATTGCAGCCTTACTGGTATACAACACGCTCAAGATACTGCGAGAAGCGGTACAAATACTGCTTGAGGGTACGCCTAAAGAGCTAGATGTTACGGCGATAACTCAAGCCATTACAGATACTGATAAAGTCTTGTCGGTTGATGATATGCACGTCTGGGCTATTCGCTCTGGCTACAATGCCTTGAGTTGCCATATAGCAATTGACGAGGCTGACTTGAAGCAAAGCCGTGACATAGTGGAGGTTGTAAAAGCTAAGTTACGGACTAGCTATGATATTCAGCACGCCACAATTGAGGTTGAGTTGGAAGACTGCACTACGCACGATGAACACGAACGACACTAG